A stretch of Gallus gallus isolate bGalGal1 chromosome 2, bGalGal1.mat.broiler.GRCg7b, whole genome shotgun sequence DNA encodes these proteins:
- the CCR2 gene encoding C-C chemokine receptor type 2 isoform X1, with amino-acid sequence MENYTDLGDMPTTTFDYGDTAPCMGTEEKHFAANFLPPLYSLVVIFGFIGNILVVLILVKYKKLKSMTDIYLLNLAISDLLFVFSLPFWAYYAAHDWIFGDALCRILSGVYLLGFYSGIFFIILLTIDRYLAIVHAVFALKARTVTYGILTSIVTWAVALFASVPGIVFHKTQQENTQCTCSFHYPSDALINWQHSYILKMNILGLIIPMIIMIFCYSQILRTLFGCRNEKKQKAVRLIFVIMIFYFIFWTPFHVASFVHTFQTSFFSPDCDSQSRLEKTIQVTETISMVHCCINPVIYAFVGEKFRKYLHMFFRKHVATHLCKKCPSLYREKLERVSSTFTASTAEHDISTGL; translated from the coding sequence ATGGAGAACTATACTGACTTGGGTGACATGCCAACAACAACGTTTGACTACGGTGATACAGCACCATGCATGGGAACTGAGGAAAAGCACTTTGCAGCAAATTTTCTGCCCCCACTTTACTCTTTGGTGGTGATATTTGGCTTCATAGGCAACATTCTTGTTGTCCTTATCCTGGTAAAATACAAGAAGTTGAAGAGTATGACTGACATCTACCTGCTCAATCTGGCCATTTCTGATTTGctgtttgtattttctcttcctttttgggCTTATTATGCTGCCCATGACTGGATTTTTGGAGATGCGCTGTGCCGGATTCTCTCAGGTGTCTACCTCCTTGGCTTCTACAGTGGCATCTTTTTCATAATCCTGTTGACCATAGACAGGTATCTGGCCATAGTTCACGCAGTGTTTGCTTTAAAAGCTAGGACAGTTACCTACGGCATCCTCACCAGCATTGTCACGTGGGCTGTTGCTCTTTTTGCCTCTGTTCCGGGGATAGTATTTCACAAAACTCAACAGGAAAATACACAGTGTACATGCAGTTTTCATTATCCTTCAGATGCCCTCATAAACTGGCAGCACTCCTACATTCTAAAGATGAACATCCTTGGGCTTATCATTCCAATGATCATTATGATTTTCTGTTACTCTCAAATTTTAAGAACATTATTTGGATGTAGgaatgagaaaaaacagaaggcGGTTCGACTTATTTTTGTCATcatgattttttatttcatcttctggACACCTTTCCATGTTGCTTCTTTCGTGCATACatttcaaacttcttttttttccccagactgtGACAGCCAAAGCAGACTGGAGAAAACAATTCAAGTGACAGAAACAATTTCAATGGTCCATTGCTGTATCAATCCTGTGATCTATGCATTCGTTGGAGAAAAATTTAGGAAATATCTTCACATGTTTTTCCGAAAGCATGTTGCAACTCACCTGTGCAAAAAGTGTCCATCTCTTTATCGTGAAAAATTAGAAAGAGTTAGTTCCACATTCACAGCATCTACTGCTGAGCACGACATCTCTACTGGACtgtaa